One part of the Bacillus sp. FJAT-45350 genome encodes these proteins:
- a CDS encoding glycosyltransferase family 2 protein has translation MTKVSVVIPAYNEEGYLGQTLAALRQEHWYDQLIVVNDGSTDRTGKIADQYSDMTVHVHSNVGKGRALQEGWKKAEGDIIVMLDADLGPSITEAKKLLEPLQYPFFDCVIGRLPSGRKKGLGLMKKRVQRLVLKRTGTWLTSPLSGQRAIRKKWIPFLLEKNYFRFGVETEMTIDLLEEGATIVEVDTNMYHRETGKDLKGFLHRGIQWIEMERSLRRISE, from the coding sequence GTGACGAAGGTTAGTGTCGTAATACCAGCTTACAATGAAGAAGGTTATCTCGGTCAAACATTAGCAGCATTGAGACAAGAGCATTGGTATGATCAATTAATCGTAGTGAATGATGGTAGTACAGACAGAACAGGAAAAATTGCTGACCAGTATAGTGATATGACCGTCCATGTACACAGTAATGTAGGAAAGGGACGAGCGTTACAAGAGGGATGGAAAAAGGCTGAAGGTGATATTATTGTCATGCTCGATGCAGATTTGGGTCCATCAATTACAGAGGCTAAGAAACTTTTAGAGCCTCTTCAATATCCGTTCTTTGATTGTGTAATTGGTCGACTACCGAGTGGTAGAAAAAAAGGTTTGGGGTTAATGAAAAAAAGAGTTCAACGATTGGTATTAAAAAGAACAGGGACATGGTTAACATCTCCATTATCAGGACAACGTGCAATACGTAAAAAATGGATACCATTTTTGCTAGAGAAAAACTATTTTCGATTCGGTGTTGAGACAGAAATGACGATTGATTTATTAGAAGAAGGGGCTACAATAGTTGAAGTTGATACAAATATGTATCATAGAGAAACTGGGAAAGATTTAAAGGGTTTCTTACATCGAGGAATACAGTGGATTGAAATGGAGAGGTCGTTAAGGAGGATTTCTGAGTGA